A section of the Solitalea canadensis DSM 3403 genome encodes:
- a CDS encoding LuxR C-terminal-related transcriptional regulator, with translation MKRPINQTIPAGLLDGNCELFAHGEDVFATYSGTVYAFKDFPEELINVIKEDMYSHPEAIEALIDHEMVTDDEMLWQYIRCRFGGFDGKPDITYNNSTPTRSYQIEHTEYWECGFRGNCPMEGRLCASIKVKNGYLTPREIEILKLFGDGLLDKEVADKLNISIGTVPSFKKRIQEKTGMVRKTDFTRIAFELNLIQR, from the coding sequence ATGAAAAGACCGATCAACCAAACTATTCCTGCAGGATTACTCGATGGCAATTGCGAACTATTTGCACACGGAGAGGATGTGTTTGCAACTTATAGCGGTACAGTTTACGCTTTTAAGGATTTCCCTGAAGAATTGATAAATGTTATAAAGGAAGATATGTATAGCCATCCAGAAGCGATTGAGGCATTAATTGATCATGAAATGGTAACTGATGATGAGATGTTATGGCAATACATCCGCTGTCGATTCGGAGGTTTTGATGGAAAACCTGATATCACATATAATAATTCGACACCTACCCGATCCTATCAAATTGAGCACACAGAATACTGGGAGTGTGGTTTTCGCGGTAATTGCCCAATGGAAGGTCGACTTTGCGCATCCATAAAAGTGAAAAACGGCTACCTAACACCTCGCGAAATTGAAATCTTAAAACTTTTTGGAGATGGTCTATTAGATAAAGAAGTCGCTGACAAACTTAATATATCTATAGGTACAGTTCCTTCATTCAAAAAAAGAATCCAAGAAAAAACGGGTATGGTTAGAAAGACTGATTTTACCCGAATTGCCTTTGAATTAAACCTTATACAACGATGA
- a CDS encoding DUF6712 family protein: MPIIKTSDELRSLVPGLDKTLKFDSISSLINEVETDILTSVLGFELVDTLNTIYESGAAATPLQKSLLSLSQKAVAYLAVMKYLPFGAIHISDSGVYVISTGDRKPISDAKLHKISQQLSDSGFNFIEKTMEFLEANLDEFPEYKNSEARKETISFFITSAKEFTRFVNIRSSRITFMALLPVMGSVEETWLTKRIGADVKAALLERRNNNALTDADKKLLPKIKRAVAFMTTADAAQVLSVELRNDSILINEFTSSESTIRAYRPDPSVLEEFQATYTAKADEVMDEILELIKPASVTTDSSINSDSGFYLV, from the coding sequence ATGCCTATAATAAAAACAAGTGATGAGCTTAGATCGTTGGTTCCAGGCTTAGATAAAACACTCAAATTTGATTCAATTAGCTCGCTAATCAATGAAGTTGAAACCGATATTCTTACTTCGGTTTTGGGTTTCGAGTTAGTTGACACGTTAAATACGATCTATGAGTCTGGTGCTGCAGCAACTCCTCTACAAAAAAGCCTACTTTCTCTTTCTCAAAAGGCGGTAGCTTATCTGGCTGTAATGAAGTACCTGCCCTTTGGAGCAATCCATATTTCGGATAGCGGTGTTTATGTGATTTCAACCGGCGACAGGAAGCCGATCAGCGATGCAAAACTTCACAAGATCTCGCAGCAGCTTTCTGATAGTGGATTTAACTTCATTGAAAAAACCATGGAGTTTTTGGAAGCTAACCTGGATGAATTTCCTGAATACAAAAACAGTGAAGCCAGGAAGGAAACCATTTCATTCTTTATTACCTCAGCCAAAGAGTTTACCAGGTTCGTTAATATCCGATCATCCAGAATAACCTTTATGGCATTATTGCCGGTAATGGGTTCAGTGGAAGAAACCTGGTTAACCAAAAGAATCGGAGCCGATGTAAAAGCTGCTTTGCTGGAGCGTCGAAATAATAATGCCTTAACGGATGCAGATAAAAAGCTGCTCCCAAAAATAAAACGGGCCGTTGCCTTTATGACTACTGCAGACGCTGCTCAGGTGCTGTCCGTGGAACTACGCAATGACTCCATTTTAATTAATGAATTTACCTCCAGTGAAAGTACTATTCGTGCTTACCGTCCGGATCCTTCGGTACTGGAAGAATTCCAGGCAACCTATACGGCAAAGGCGGACGAAGTAATGGATGAAATATTGGAACTTATCAAACCGGCTTCGGTGACCACCGACAGCTCAATTAACAGCGACAGCGGGTTTTATTTAGTATAA
- a CDS encoding NUDIX hydrolase codes for MAQRYRIYIKDTPLFICPPAESSNSKTLTIVNEHNIDEIVRKILHNNASEPLLLESNSPDNTLHKLCKKFHFIEAAGGLVKNSLEEYLFIHRLGKWDLPKGKLEKNESIMECAIREVEEECGITINRIIEELPSTYHMYELKGKIVLKRTYWFSMEYTGEQQLTPQTEEDITEVEWLPKEQFNKVIDNTYPAIKELISTI; via the coding sequence ATGGCGCAAAGGTATAGAATTTATATTAAGGATACACCCCTTTTTATCTGCCCTCCGGCAGAAAGTTCAAATAGCAAAACATTAACCATTGTTAATGAGCATAATATAGATGAAATAGTCAGGAAAATATTACACAATAACGCCTCTGAACCACTTTTATTGGAAAGCAATTCACCTGACAATACTTTACATAAATTATGCAAAAAATTTCACTTTATTGAGGCTGCCGGCGGATTAGTTAAAAATAGTCTGGAGGAGTATCTTTTTATCCATCGCTTAGGCAAATGGGATCTGCCTAAAGGTAAATTGGAAAAAAATGAATCGATAATGGAGTGTGCAATTAGAGAGGTTGAAGAAGAATGTGGAATCACTATTAATAGAATCATTGAGGAGCTTCCTTCTACTTACCACATGTACGAGCTTAAAGGAAAAATCGTATTAAAGCGCACTTATTGGTTTTCGATGGAATACACGGGTGAACAACAATTAACCCCTCAAACGGAAGAAGATATAACTGAAGTTGAGTGGCTACCGAAAGAGCAATTCAATAAAGTGATTGATAATACTTACCCTGCAATAAAGGAATTGATATCAACTATCTAA
- a CDS encoding M20/M25/M40 family metallo-hydrolase: MRVSFFLLLFFLPFKQLLAQSEITEAEIKQHIEFLSSDENRGRFPGTKETKKVVDYLIENFRKAGISKLNGSFRQPFVAKLRVMPGVKDTPYVKTWNVVGVIEGSDPVLKKEYIVLGAHYDHLGMGGPSSKKKDTVAIHHGADDNASGTAALLEIGEKLSANRSLLKRSIILISFGAEEQGLLGSKYFTEHPTVPLNSIKLMINMDMVGRLNESGHIYMGGAGTFDGGVELMKGLGKEFNLNPIVHAGDVGGSDHISFYKKQISVLGLHTGGHPQYHTPEDIASLINIKGEKQVCEYIYQAIVHMAQQTTPINFIYQN, encoded by the coding sequence ATGAGAGTATCATTTTTCCTACTACTATTTTTCTTGCCGTTTAAGCAACTACTGGCACAATCAGAAATTACGGAGGCAGAAATTAAACAGCATATTGAGTTTTTAAGCTCAGATGAGAATAGAGGCCGTTTCCCTGGTACCAAGGAAACAAAGAAGGTTGTTGATTACCTGATTGAAAACTTTCGTAAAGCTGGAATTTCAAAACTAAATGGATCTTTTCGACAACCATTTGTGGCTAAACTTAGAGTAATGCCAGGAGTGAAAGATACTCCTTATGTAAAGACCTGGAACGTTGTGGGAGTAATAGAAGGCAGCGATCCGGTGTTAAAGAAAGAGTACATTGTTTTAGGAGCTCATTATGATCATTTGGGAATGGGTGGTCCGTCTTCAAAGAAGAAAGATACAGTAGCCATACATCACGGAGCAGATGATAATGCCAGTGGTACAGCGGCATTGCTTGAGATTGGTGAGAAGTTAAGTGCCAATAGAAGTTTACTTAAACGAAGTATTATACTGATTTCTTTTGGGGCCGAGGAACAAGGGCTATTGGGTTCGAAGTATTTTACTGAGCATCCAACTGTACCTTTAAATAGTATTAAGCTAATGATTAATATGGATATGGTGGGGAGATTGAATGAAAGTGGACACATTTATATGGGTGGAGCAGGAACATTTGATGGGGGAGTGGAGTTAATGAAGGGACTGGGTAAGGAGTTTAATTTAAATCCAATTGTTCATGCAGGTGATGTGGGAGGCTCTGATCATATTTCGTTTTATAAAAAACAAATCTCTGTACTTGGCCTTCATACCGGAGGACATCCACAGTATCACACTCCTGAAGATATTGCTTCGCTGATTAATATAAAAGGAGAAAAACAAGTATGTGAGTATATCTACCAAGCAATTGTTCACATGGCACAGCAAACGACTCCTATTAATTTTATTTATCAAAATTAG
- a CDS encoding M15 family metallopeptidase: MGKNIKDLDVRLQIAFTNAAEDFKKHYPNDPQPILTCTHRSNEEQNDLYAQGRTKPGKIVTNAKAGQSPHNFLPARAFDIAFVKPGNLLDWNPELFKKFATLLANKRNDVRWGGTFTSFKDYPHFELKDWK, translated from the coding sequence ATGGGGAAAAACATTAAGGATTTAGATGTACGCCTGCAGATTGCATTTACCAATGCTGCAGAGGATTTTAAAAAGCATTATCCAAACGATCCGCAACCAATCTTAACCTGTACGCACAGATCAAATGAAGAACAAAATGATTTGTACGCACAAGGAAGAACAAAGCCTGGTAAAATCGTTACGAATGCCAAAGCCGGTCAAAGCCCGCATAACTTTTTGCCGGCACGAGCCTTCGATATCGCATTCGTTAAACCAGGTAATTTATTGGATTGGAATCCGGAGCTTTTTAAAAAGTTCGCAACATTACTGGCGAACAAGCGAAACGATGTTAGGTGGGGTGGCACGTTTACCAGCTTTAAAGATTACCCTCATTTTGAACTGAAAGATTGGAAGTAA
- a CDS encoding S49 family peptidase: MNNGFKLISALLRGKWLIDEAWANSHLLLVDALLEGKPVLLDDRYAGGVDEAPKTVLINVAGRTVVKTRSYTNFNDVPEGSISMISIAGPITKYGNCSLGSVDYADMINRANASPNISSILLKIDSPGGQVDGTATLADAIKNASKPVIAVIDDGMMASAAMWIGSAADEIYAMQKTDTAGSIGVYTTLADFTKSYEARGIVLHEIYSDRSPDKNKDHRDALKGKYEAVKDDLNFIADQFISVIKENRSGKLNLKHDNPFTGKMYVAEEAIKVGLIDGISTIEAVVDRLDELKNKQISNSNENMSGFKKISALKNIKAEQVLEEQLQEANAELQEEGINAVLISATAYEEYSKAGKESDDKTKDLTEKLAAANVRIKELENKPAEPVGGTPKDSKSEITTPETKDDFVTEYDLEIQALKGK, encoded by the coding sequence ATGAATAATGGTTTTAAACTAATATCGGCCTTATTACGAGGCAAATGGTTAATAGATGAAGCCTGGGCAAATTCGCATTTACTACTAGTTGACGCTTTACTGGAAGGTAAGCCGGTATTGCTGGATGATCGTTATGCTGGTGGCGTGGACGAAGCTCCTAAAACAGTACTTATCAATGTGGCCGGCAGAACTGTCGTAAAAACAAGATCGTATACCAACTTTAATGACGTACCGGAAGGATCTATCTCAATGATCAGTATTGCCGGTCCGATCACTAAGTACGGCAATTGCTCATTAGGATCTGTCGATTATGCTGATATGATCAATCGAGCGAATGCATCTCCTAATATTTCAAGCATTCTACTAAAAATTGATTCTCCTGGTGGCCAGGTTGATGGTACGGCAACACTTGCTGATGCCATTAAAAATGCTTCAAAGCCTGTAATCGCTGTTATTGATGACGGTATGATGGCTAGTGCCGCAATGTGGATTGGTTCTGCAGCTGATGAAATCTATGCAATGCAGAAAACCGACACAGCAGGCAGCATTGGAGTATACACCACGTTGGCCGATTTCACAAAATCCTATGAAGCCAGGGGAATTGTTCTTCATGAGATTTACTCGGACAGGTCTCCGGACAAAAACAAAGATCATAGGGATGCACTGAAAGGTAAATACGAAGCTGTTAAGGATGATCTGAACTTCATTGCCGATCAGTTTATTTCGGTGATTAAGGAGAACAGATCCGGAAAACTGAACCTTAAACATGACAATCCATTTACCGGCAAAATGTATGTAGCTGAAGAAGCTATAAAAGTGGGTTTGATTGATGGCATCTCTACTATCGAGGCTGTTGTTGATCGCCTGGATGAACTGAAAAACAAACAAATTTCTAATTCAAACGAAAATATGAGTGGTTTTAAAAAAATCTCAGCTCTTAAAAACATTAAGGCTGAACAGGTCCTGGAAGAGCAGCTGCAGGAAGCAAATGCAGAGCTGCAGGAAGAAGGTATTAACGCTGTTTTAATCAGTGCCACTGCCTATGAAGAATATAGCAAAGCGGGTAAAGAGTCAGATGATAAAACAAAGGATCTTACTGAAAAGCTCGCTGCAGCAAATGTTCGAATTAAAGAGCTTGAGAATAAACCTGCAGAGCCTGTAGGGGGAACTCCTAAGGATTCCAAAAGTGAAATTACCACTCCTGAAACTAAGGATGATTTTGTCACCGAGTACGATCTGGAGATTCAAGCCTTAAAAGGTAAATAA
- a CDS encoding DEAD/DEAH box helicase family protein: MKHVLIIGPAGSGKTRLSKLLAKGKMATFLGMKVCPKFNLTDALFHSQIEKDTKTILVEDASAYAINEVLTLIKVGVRVDQLFKGTVQLNPIFIINTGISLTELSIDVLKTFTIIDLNGPNTSIQIYIDFSKTIKEVQS, translated from the coding sequence ATGAAACATGTTTTAATCATTGGCCCTGCCGGCTCAGGTAAAACCAGGCTTTCAAAATTATTGGCAAAAGGTAAAATGGCTACTTTTTTGGGCATGAAGGTTTGCCCAAAATTCAACTTGACTGATGCACTCTTCCACTCCCAAATTGAAAAAGATACTAAGACAATCCTGGTAGAAGATGCTTCAGCTTATGCAATAAACGAGGTTTTGACATTAATAAAAGTCGGGGTTCGGGTTGATCAATTATTTAAAGGAACCGTTCAACTAAACCCAATATTTATTATAAATACTGGCATTTCATTAACTGAATTATCGATAGATGTTCTGAAAACGTTTACAATTATTGATTTAAACGGCCCCAATACATCCATCCAAATTTATATCGATTTCAGCAAAACTATAAAGGAGGTGCAATCATGA
- a CDS encoding helix-turn-helix domain-containing protein: MIETLGQKVLFELEKRGVSQAFAAKQLGLTRQYVNKLGTKKTFSLQFLERLRDTLGIDFVDQADHKEAKIEAQPRNEVYNPEESGDIFTITMNLELKAKQANYARIPELITIIKSEALRLGITIK; the protein is encoded by the coding sequence ATGATTGAAACATTAGGTCAAAAAGTACTTTTTGAGTTAGAAAAAAGAGGTGTGTCTCAAGCTTTTGCTGCTAAACAACTGGGGCTCACAAGGCAGTATGTCAACAAACTGGGTACAAAAAAAACATTTAGTCTCCAATTTCTTGAGCGACTACGTGATACATTGGGGATAGATTTTGTAGATCAGGCTGACCACAAAGAGGCTAAAATTGAAGCACAACCCAGAAATGAAGTGTACAATCCAGAAGAGTCAGGAGATATTTTCACTATCACAATGAATCTTGAGTTAAAAGCAAAACAGGCTAATTACGCGCGAATTCCGGAATTAATAACAATTATAAAATCTGAGGCATTAAGACTGGGAATAACAATAAAATAA
- a CDS encoding DUF2891 domain-containing protein has protein sequence MKKNLLSLIFLFFAQLLFAQTKTQDLFNQDIAGKLAAMPLHCIPNEWPNKTSHTSDTASDHVLLPHELHPVFYGCLDWHSSVHGHWMLVKLLKTYPNLPDRDKIIALLNNNFQLDKIKSEADYFSKYKTSKIYERTYGWAWLLKLDQELYTWDDPIGKQWYANLQPLTATIKELWTTYLPKQTYPNRTGVHPNTAFGLVFALDWAQTLKQTEFAELIKKRSKDYYFANKNTPANLEPDGTDFLSPSLEIADLMSRVLSKEEFVKWFNSFYSKEGVTNITQLPVVSDRTDYQIVHLDGLSLSRAWCMKGIAKMLPTNHPYKKLFVSTADSFLKNTLPHVTSGNYGGDHWLASFAVYAIFDVN, from the coding sequence ATGAAAAAAAATCTCCTAAGCCTTATCTTCTTATTCTTTGCACAACTGCTCTTTGCGCAAACTAAAACACAAGATCTTTTTAACCAAGATATTGCTGGTAAGCTAGCCGCAATGCCACTTCATTGTATCCCAAATGAATGGCCCAATAAAACCAGCCATACTTCAGATACTGCATCAGATCATGTATTATTACCACATGAACTACACCCTGTTTTTTATGGTTGTCTCGACTGGCATTCGAGTGTGCACGGGCATTGGATGTTGGTGAAATTATTAAAAACCTATCCTAATCTTCCCGATAGAGATAAAATCATTGCACTGTTAAACAACAATTTTCAACTAGATAAGATAAAATCGGAGGCTGACTACTTCTCTAAATACAAAACCTCTAAAATTTATGAACGCACCTATGGTTGGGCTTGGTTATTAAAACTAGATCAGGAGTTATACACCTGGGATGATCCAATAGGAAAACAGTGGTATGCTAATCTGCAACCCCTTACAGCTACAATTAAAGAACTTTGGACCACTTATCTGCCTAAACAAACCTACCCTAACCGAACTGGAGTGCATCCGAATACTGCATTTGGACTAGTATTCGCGTTAGACTGGGCCCAAACACTTAAACAAACAGAATTTGCTGAACTGATCAAAAAACGGAGTAAGGATTATTATTTTGCGAATAAAAACACACCTGCAAATCTTGAACCCGATGGTACAGACTTTTTATCGCCCAGCCTTGAGATAGCAGATTTAATGAGCAGAGTACTTTCAAAAGAAGAATTTGTGAAGTGGTTTAATAGCTTTTATAGTAAAGAAGGCGTTACTAATATTACCCAGTTACCAGTTGTTAGTGATCGAACGGACTATCAAATTGTCCACTTAGATGGATTGAGTTTGAGCCGTGCATGGTGCATGAAAGGAATTGCCAAAATGTTACCGACTAATCATCCATATAAAAAACTATTTGTATCAACGGCAGATTCATTCCTAAAAAATACCCTTCCACATGTTACTTCGGGCAATTACGGTGGAGACCATTGGCTTGCATCATTTGCCGTTTATGCCATTTTTGATGTAAACTAA
- a CDS encoding HNH endonuclease — MPNYAPNKTIWNTTQKKFLREYFHRLTLAELLAQVNTMRKDPATYQELRHQLNRMNLKKFRIIHWTSEQEKYLIENIGIKGNLELATDLNAMKLTKRIFDSKSIQKKIKFLGLKRTTDMLRAIVERHKENKRYPGKVNGAKNGEEKVCARNGIASWHIKVNGSWRKKSVFLWEQHYGKLPPASTVAFIDNNPLNCDISNLELLRKGKLSKERRQTVNRISASWMDNKYNLELIDRVRKQEEKEAIAKQPKAPEANKIKVRINPKLEIWVRPGTDTNAIKAKYATN; from the coding sequence ATGCCTAACTATGCGCCAAACAAAACGATATGGAATACCACGCAAAAAAAGTTTTTGCGTGAGTATTTCCACAGGCTAACGCTTGCAGAACTCCTTGCTCAGGTTAACACCATGCGAAAGGATCCGGCAACTTACCAGGAATTAAGGCATCAACTCAACCGGATGAACTTGAAGAAATTCAGGATCATTCATTGGACAAGTGAGCAAGAAAAGTACCTTATAGAAAACATCGGTATTAAAGGCAATCTGGAACTTGCTACTGACTTAAATGCAATGAAGCTCACCAAAAGAATATTTGATTCTAAGTCCATTCAGAAGAAAATAAAATTCCTGGGGTTAAAGCGAACAACTGATATGCTCCGGGCAATAGTAGAACGCCATAAGGAAAACAAACGGTATCCAGGAAAGGTAAACGGCGCGAAAAATGGAGAGGAGAAGGTATGTGCTCGCAATGGGATAGCATCATGGCATATCAAGGTTAATGGTTCCTGGAGAAAGAAATCAGTTTTCCTATGGGAACAACATTATGGAAAGTTGCCGCCTGCTTCTACTGTGGCATTTATTGACAACAATCCTCTTAACTGTGATATATCCAATCTTGAACTTCTGAGAAAAGGGAAATTAAGTAAGGAAAGACGACAAACTGTAAATCGTATTTCCGCAAGCTGGATGGACAATAAGTACAATCTGGAATTAATTGACCGGGTACGTAAGCAGGAAGAAAAAGAAGCAATAGCAAAACAACCAAAAGCTCCAGAAGCGAATAAAATAAAAGTCAGAATCAATCCTAAGTTGGAAATATGGGTTCGACCTGGTACAGATACCAACGCCATTAAGGCAAAATATGCAACCAATTAA
- a CDS encoding DUF4238 domain-containing protein: MADHHYVPQCYLKSFNNIQKNVFTLSKQGKKIISRSCAQICYTPNLYTLTTPFALSEYGVHEDHIEKESFKIQENKYPKFLSELTKFSLNSFKIGESTIKLILETIATIKRRNPSFGNILKQHVLDSYNDVDRIEVFKSMFRSFGAPEDYLQSASFTDYINEFMERFRQDPRGIHDLYLTGFIDTDSIKNVVRTLYSSKIFVLYAPIGREFITSDNPGFTITEDNQIINFGGLGGLFEYYFPITPQCCLFITNSIPDENLYMLKEITPRFIDEYFTKKINDYSANVSMKTIIAKNTFELERIKNIGY, translated from the coding sequence ATGGCAGATCATCATTACGTACCTCAGTGCTATTTAAAAAGCTTCAATAATATTCAAAAGAATGTTTTTACGCTTTCGAAGCAAGGAAAAAAAATCATCTCAAGATCTTGTGCTCAGATTTGCTATACTCCAAATTTGTACACTTTGACAACTCCGTTTGCTTTAAGTGAATATGGAGTTCATGAAGATCATATTGAGAAAGAATCATTCAAAATTCAAGAAAATAAGTACCCAAAATTTTTAAGCGAATTAACAAAGTTCTCTCTTAATAGCTTTAAGATTGGAGAATCAACGATTAAGTTAATTTTGGAAACAATTGCAACAATCAAAAGAAGGAATCCTTCTTTCGGCAATATATTAAAGCAACATGTACTTGACTCATATAATGACGTTGATCGTATAGAAGTTTTTAAATCAATGTTCCGGAGCTTCGGTGCACCAGAAGATTACCTCCAGTCTGCATCTTTTACAGATTATATTAATGAATTTATGGAGCGATTTAGACAAGATCCTAGAGGAATCCATGATCTTTATCTTACTGGTTTTATTGATACTGATTCAATAAAAAATGTAGTTAGAACTTTATATTCAAGTAAAATATTTGTTCTTTATGCACCTATAGGACGTGAATTTATTACTTCAGACAATCCTGGCTTTACTATCACTGAGGATAATCAAATTATTAATTTTGGTGGACTTGGAGGGTTGTTTGAGTATTATTTCCCAATTACGCCTCAATGTTGCCTTTTTATAACCAATAGTATACCAGACGAAAATTTGTACATGTTAAAAGAAATAACTCCACGATTTATCGATGAATATTTTACAAAAAAAATTAATGATTATTCAGCCAATGTTTCAATGAAAACAATTATTGCAAAAAACACCTTTGAGCTTGAACGTATTAAAAACATAGGCTACTAA
- a CDS encoding type 2 periplasmic-binding domain-containing protein has translation MQGYKSGTLSKKSLDKLKQKVVGHYKQVAVKAECTPEYVSMVLSGVRKSEAVINAALAVSLELKESNDKLNQLIKNL, from the coding sequence ATGCAAGGCTATAAAAGTGGTACACTCTCAAAAAAGAGCTTGGACAAACTGAAACAGAAAGTTGTTGGCCATTACAAACAAGTGGCGGTTAAAGCCGAATGCACTCCTGAATATGTAAGCATGGTACTAAGTGGTGTAAGAAAAAGCGAAGCAGTAATTAATGCAGCCCTCGCTGTTAGTCTAGAACTGAAAGAAAGCAACGATAAGCTTAATCAATTAATCAAAAACTTATGA
- a CDS encoding CsbD family protein, whose product MDTLELKGKWNEIKGKIKQSYADLTDDDLKYEEGKQDELLGRLQQKLGKSRDELISWIKSL is encoded by the coding sequence ATGGATACCTTAGAATTAAAAGGAAAATGGAATGAGATTAAAGGTAAGATCAAGCAATCATATGCTGACCTAACGGATGATGATTTAAAATATGAAGAAGGTAAACAGGATGAACTTTTAGGTCGCTTACAACAAAAACTCGGAAAAAGCAGGGATGAACTCATTTCCTGGATAAAAAGTTTGTAA